The following coding sequences lie in one Rutidosis leptorrhynchoides isolate AG116_Rl617_1_P2 chromosome 6, CSIRO_AGI_Rlap_v1, whole genome shotgun sequence genomic window:
- the LOC139852758 gene encoding L-lactate dehydrogenase A gives MQKTASSSTLGPDGLNIAESFFKPIQNASPPPPISRNTKISVIGVGNVGMAIAQTILTQGLVDEIALLDVNANKLRGEMLDLQHAAAFLPRTKISASVDYSCTVGSDLVIVTAGARQIAGESRLNLLQRNLALFSKMVPPLAKGSPDCILLIVSNPVDVLTYVAWKLSGFPSNRVIGSGTNLDSSRFRFLIADHLDLNAQDVQAYIVGEHGDSSVALWSSISVGGVPILSFLERQQIVYEKHMLEKIHKEVVEGAYEVIGLKGYTSWAIGYSVASLARSILRDQRSIHPVSVLAKGFYGIEGGEPFLSLPAQLGRSGVLGVTNIHLTEEETEKLRESAKTILEVQSQLGV, from the exons ATGCAAAAAACTGCTTCATCTTCAACTTTAGGTCCAGACGGTTTAAACATAGCCGAATCTTTCTTCAAACCAATCCAAAATGCATCACCACCACCACCGATTAGCCGGAACACCAAAATCTCCGTAATCGGTGTCGGAAATGTAGGTATGGCTATAGCCCAAACCATTTTAACTCAAGGTCTAGTAGACGAGATCGCACTACTAGACGTAAACGCCAACAAACTCCGTGGTGAAATGCTCGATCTTCAACACGCAGCAGCTTTTTTGCCGCGTACTAAAATCTCAGCGTCAGTTGATTATTCATGTACGGTCGGGTCGGATCTTGTGATTGTTACAGCGGGTGCCCGACAAATAGCTGGTGAGTCTAGGCTTAATTTGTTGCAGAGGAATTTGGCTTTGTTTTCAAAGATGGTCCCACCTTTGGCTAAAGGATCGCCTGATTGTATTTTGTTGATTGTTTCGAATCCGGTTGATGTTTTGACTTATGTTGCGTGGAAACTGTCCGGGTTTCCTAGTAATCGGGTTATTGGGTCCGGGACGAATCTGGATTCGTCTCGGTTTAGGTTTTTGATTGCTGATCATCTCGATCTTAATGCTCAAGATGTACAG GCTTACATTGTGGGAGAACATGGCGATTCTTCAGTGGCGTTATGGTCAAGCATAAGTGTAGGTGGAGTACCAATACTTAGCTTCTTAGAGAGGCAACAAATTGTATACGAGAAGCATATGCTCGAGAAAATCCACAAAGAAGTTGTGGAGGGTGCGTATGAGGTTATAGGCTTGAAAGGTTACACTTCATGGGCTATTGGTTACTCGGTGGCTAGCCTAGCTAGAAGCATACTAAGGGACCAACGTAGTATTCATCCAGTTTCGGTGCTAGCCAAGGGGTTTTATGGCATTGAGGGTGGTGAGCCGTTCTTAAGTTTGCCGGCTCAATTGGGGAGGAGTGGAGTTTTGGGGGTGACGAATATACATCTTACCGAAGAGGAGACGGAAAAACTTCGAGAGTCTGCTAAGACCATTTTGGAGGTGCAAAGTCAATTGGGCGTTTGA
- the LOC139855566 gene encoding NADH dehydrogenase [ubiquinone] 1 beta subcomplex subunit 8, mitochondrial — protein MAGRLSQVASQIMGGTGVVRRSVASSLRQRSGMGLPVGKHIVPDKPLPVNDELVWDNGTSFPEPCIDRIADTVGKYEALAWLCGGLGFFATLGLMATLNDKASKIPFTPKVFPYDNLRVELGGEP, from the exons ATGGCCGGAAGATTGAGCCAAGTGGCGTCTCAGATTATGGGCGGAACCGGCGTCGTTAGACGCTCCGTCGCATCTTCTCTTCGTCAACGCTCCGGTATGGGCTTACCAGTCGGTAAACACATCGTTCCCGATAAACCT CTGCCTGTGAATGATGAGCTTGTTTGGGACAATGGAACTTCATTTCCTGAACCTTGTATTGATCGAATCGCCGATACTGTTGGAAAG TATGAAGCACTTGCGTGGTTATGTGGTGGATTGGGATTTTTCGCTACACTTGGATTGATGGCTACGTTGAACGACAAAGCTTCTAAGATACCATTT ACGCCAAAAGTGTTTCCATATGACAACTTGCGCGTGGAGCTTGGTGGAGAACCCTAG
- the LOC139851653 gene encoding 14 kDa proline-rich protein DC2.15-like, with amino-acid sequence MASGAFRTTVFLLTLNLLFFTLVSSNPTKHVTTCPKDALKLGVCANLLNDLIHGVVVGDPPVTPCCALLDNLVDLEAAVCLCTAIKANILGIHLNVPLSLSLLVNYCGKKVPSGYQCA; translated from the coding sequence ATGGCTTCAGGGGCTTTCAGAACAACTGTTTTTCTTCTCACTCTTAACCTTCTTTTCTTCACTTTGGTAAGTTCAAACCCAACTAAACATGTTACCACTTGCCCTAAAGATGCTCTAAAGCTAGGTGTATGTGCCAACTTGCTTAATGACTTGATTCATGGAGTCGTTGTAGGGGACCCACCCGTCACACCTTGTTGTGCCCTCCTTGATAACCTTGTCGACCTCGAGGCAGCAGTCTGCCTTTGCACAGCCATAAAGGCTAATATATTGGGTATTCACCTAAACGTTCCACTATCCTTGAGCTTGTTGGTTAACTACTGTGGAAAGAAGGTCCCTTCCGGTTATCAATGCGCGTAA